In one window of Vulpes vulpes isolate BD-2025 chromosome 1, VulVul3, whole genome shotgun sequence DNA:
- the CLPSL2 gene encoding colipase-like protein 2: MALVLLVGVLLPCPGEFLPFKKRFMKGPSNVPGPPSLSHAARELVAPELSPQVNGVECSHHSECVSDCCLMNLDHGGAFCAPKARIAMLCLFQTKGALNVICPCQSGLSCISKDPICSRRCHLI, translated from the exons ATGGCCCTCGTGCTCCTCGTGGGGGTTCTGCTCCCTTGCCCAGGCGAGTTCCTGCCCTTTAAAAAGAGGTTCATGAAG GGGCCTAGCAATGTCCCAggtcctccctccctttcccatGCAGCCAGAGAGCTGGTGGCACCAGAGTTGTCCCCACAGGTGAACGGAGTGGAGTGCTCCCACCACTCTGAGTGCGTCAGTGACTGCTGCCTAATGAACCTGGACCACGGAGGCGCCTTCTGTGCCCCCAAGGCCAGAATAGCCATGTTGTGCCTGTTCCAG ACCAAAGGAGCCCTCAACGTCATATGCCCCTGCCAAAGCGGCTTGAGTTGCATATCCAAGGACCCAATCTGTTCCCGCCGTTGCCATTTGATTTAG